TTTCAAAAGGATGGCACGGCGGTACCCGAGCTGAAGAGACGGCAAATTGAACCGACGGTGTTCGAGCGCGTCGATACAGTTTTTCTGGGATTCCAGATGCAGGACAAAATCGTAGGATCAAACAAATATCTTCGCCAAGCCATCAGTGCGGCAATCGATCGAAATGAATTAATAAAGCTTTTCTGGTCCGTTAAGGATAGGGAAGCGCATGGGCCGATCGCTCCGGGTGTGTTCGGGTATAATGAGGATCTCCGAAATCCGTACGGTTATGATTTAGATCATGCGCGGCGGCTCATCGAAAAAGCCAAACAGGCTGCAGGCGTTCGAACGTTCCCCCCAATAAAACTCCATCTGATGTCATCCTCCTGGCACCGCCAATTGGGGGAAGCGCTAGGGCAGCAGCTCCGTAAGATCGGTTTGAATCTGAACGTCGAACTTCACCCGTGGCCGCGTCTTCAGGAACTGATGGAGAAACGACAGGTGCAAATGTTTTTGTATTCCTGGACGGCGGATTACCCGGATGCCGAAAACTTCCTTCAGTTGTTTTACGGGCCGAACGCGGCACCGGCCACGAACCGGTCCTGCTTTCAAAACAGCGGATTCGATTCTTTGTACAAGGAAATTCAAGCCGATGAGGACTCGCCAGAGAGGAAAGAAAGGATCAATCGAGTGGTTCAGATCATCATGGAGGAAATGCCGTTGATTCCGCTGGTTCATCGCAGTGCTCCCCGAGCCGTGCAGGGGTGGGTGAGCAACTTCAGACTGAATCCGTTCGCCCGGGGGGGGTACAAGTATGTCGTTGTCGACGCGAAACGGAAAGTCTCCCTGGCCGCTCGGAAATAGAAGCGTTATTACGGAAGGATTCGTTCCGGGTTGAACTCCGGATGATTTCGAAAAGGCGCGAGGAATTGAAGCGGGATTTTCTGTTCCATCTCCAGTCGAACACTTCGAAATTCCTCCAGAAGGCTTTGCGATTTCCCATGCTCGTTCTTGCTGGCCAGATAACGAATCGCATTCGCATAAACCATCTGCTGTAACCACACTGCGGAAAGCGACCGAAGATTGAGAGACTTCGGTTCTGGGGGAATAATGCCGGCTCCTGCGGCAGCCAAAAGATAATCCGTTCCATGGTAAGAGTACTGAAGTCTGGGCATCTGCATCTTTCGTACTTCTTCTCGAAGAGGGAGATATTCGGCCAGTATCTCCGAAA
This is a stretch of genomic DNA from Bdellovibrionota bacterium. It encodes these proteins:
- a CDS encoding ABC transporter substrate-binding protein; this encodes MLNVPIESDIQGFDPAIITDNYTMVALEQVYQGLTQYDYYARPYKVVPLLVKSMPTISPDRLVYTFQLREDVFFHEDPAFGGKPRKLTASDVVYSLKRIADPRVKSPNWWMLEGRIVGLDEFRVALGKAKGTPNYDSSRVAGLSAPDDKTVVIKLIKPYRQLLYILALHPFGVLSPEVVAKYGDELINHPVGTGPYVLKEWIRGQRIGFSKNEKYWKEIDSRTGRQLPEPDEINLWIYPETQPMWLNFLKGNLDVLDVVSELQDLVFQKDGTAVPELKRRQIEPTVFERVDTVFLGFQMQDKIVGSNKYLRQAISAAIDRNELIKLFWSVKDREAHGPIAPGVFGYNEDLRNPYGYDLDHARRLIEKAKQAAGVRTFPPIKLHLMSSSWHRQLGEALGQQLRKIGLNLNVELHPWPRLQELMEKRQVQMFLYSWTADYPDAENFLQLFYGPNAAPATNRSCFQNSGFDSLYKEIQADEDSPERKERINRVVQIIMEEMPLIPLVHRSAPRAVQGWVSNFRLNPFARGGYKYVVVDAKRKVSLAARK